The proteins below are encoded in one region of Triticum aestivum cultivar Chinese Spring chromosome 1B, IWGSC CS RefSeq v2.1, whole genome shotgun sequence:
- the LOC123126657 gene encoding protein NRT1/ PTR FAMILY 8.3 isoform X1: MDAEAGEAPLLSHQHSPNQVSSANHNGKPFNWKAPAIILAFEFLESIAYAGIALNLVVYLGKVLHGTTASNAANVDTWNGTTFLTPVLGAFLADTYWGKYKTVAISIIFYLTGLLIITASAIIPSLQPAACEGTSCPPATGFQNFVFFTALYLVSVGTGGVKSALLPLGADQYDDSNLEQSKKKQAFFSWFFIAINLGVFISGTVVVWIQQNVAWSLGFGISSICLIIATVAFLAGTPIYRVQLPTGSPLKSLVAVFVASFKKRKVEVPADSSILFDGNDADLTNEAPNKLAHTEGFRCLDKAAVVLGDQEIK, encoded by the exons ATGGACGCGGAGGccggagaggcgcccctcctctccCACCAGCACAGCCCCAACCAG GTCTCATCAGCAAATCACAACGGCAAACCCTTCAACTGGAAGGCTCCTGCTATTATCTTGG CGTTTGAGTTCTTGGAGAGCATTGCCTACGCTGGTATTGCCCTCAACTTGGTAGTATATCTTGGGAAGGTCCTTCACGGAACTACCGCTTCAAATGCTGCAAATGTCGATACATGGAACGGCACCACGTTCCTTACGCCCGTCCTTGGAGCGTTTCTTGCTGATACATACTGGGGGAAGTACAAGACCGTCGCCATCTCCATAATATTCTATCTTACT GGGTTGCTCATCATTACTGCTTCGGCGATCATTCCATCTTTACAACCCGCCGCATGTGAAGGAACTTCATGCCCTCCTGCCACAGGGTTTCAGAATTTTGTCTTCTTTACTGCACTATACCTTGTCTCGGTTGGGACTGGAGGGGTTAAATCAGCTTTGCTCCCCCTTGGAGCTGATCAGTATGATGATTCAAACCTTGAGCAGAGTAAAAAGAAGCAGGCTTTCTTTAGCTGGTTCTTCATTGCCATTAACCTTGGCGTCTTCATCTCGGGGACAGTTGTTGTATGGATACAGCAAAATGTTGCTTGGTCACTTGGATTCGGCATCTCATCGATATGCCTCATTATCGCCACAGTTGCCTTCTTGGCAGGAACACCAATCTACAGGGTTCAACTTCCTACTGGAAGCCCACTTAAAAGTCTTGTAGCGGTGTTTGTTGCGTCATTTAAAAAGAGAAAAGTGGAGGTTCCTGCTGATAGCTCAATATTGTTTGATGGAAATGATGCCGACTTAACCAATGAAGCACCAAACAAATTGGCACATACTGAAGGATTCAG GTGCTTAGATAAGGCTGCTGTAGTCTTAGGGGACCAAGAGAtaaagtga
- the LOC123126657 gene encoding protein NRT1/ PTR FAMILY 8.3 isoform X2 → MATPQDSDSAPGLSDRVSSANHNGKPFNWKAPAIILAFEFLESIAYAGIALNLVVYLGKVLHGTTASNAANVDTWNGTTFLTPVLGAFLADTYWGKYKTVAISIIFYLTGLLIITASAIIPSLQPAACEGTSCPPATGFQNFVFFTALYLVSVGTGGVKSALLPLGADQYDDSNLEQSKKKQAFFSWFFIAINLGVFISGTVVVWIQQNVAWSLGFGISSICLIIATVAFLAGTPIYRVQLPTGSPLKSLVAVFVASFKKRKVEVPADSSILFDGNDADLTNEAPNKLAHTEGFRCLDKAAVVLGDQEIK, encoded by the exons ATGGCCACGCCACAGGATTCAGATTCAGCACCGGGTTTGTCAGATAGG GTCTCATCAGCAAATCACAACGGCAAACCCTTCAACTGGAAGGCTCCTGCTATTATCTTGG CGTTTGAGTTCTTGGAGAGCATTGCCTACGCTGGTATTGCCCTCAACTTGGTAGTATATCTTGGGAAGGTCCTTCACGGAACTACCGCTTCAAATGCTGCAAATGTCGATACATGGAACGGCACCACGTTCCTTACGCCCGTCCTTGGAGCGTTTCTTGCTGATACATACTGGGGGAAGTACAAGACCGTCGCCATCTCCATAATATTCTATCTTACT GGGTTGCTCATCATTACTGCTTCGGCGATCATTCCATCTTTACAACCCGCCGCATGTGAAGGAACTTCATGCCCTCCTGCCACAGGGTTTCAGAATTTTGTCTTCTTTACTGCACTATACCTTGTCTCGGTTGGGACTGGAGGGGTTAAATCAGCTTTGCTCCCCCTTGGAGCTGATCAGTATGATGATTCAAACCTTGAGCAGAGTAAAAAGAAGCAGGCTTTCTTTAGCTGGTTCTTCATTGCCATTAACCTTGGCGTCTTCATCTCGGGGACAGTTGTTGTATGGATACAGCAAAATGTTGCTTGGTCACTTGGATTCGGCATCTCATCGATATGCCTCATTATCGCCACAGTTGCCTTCTTGGCAGGAACACCAATCTACAGGGTTCAACTTCCTACTGGAAGCCCACTTAAAAGTCTTGTAGCGGTGTTTGTTGCGTCATTTAAAAAGAGAAAAGTGGAGGTTCCTGCTGATAGCTCAATATTGTTTGATGGAAATGATGCCGACTTAACCAATGAAGCACCAAACAAATTGGCACATACTGAAGGATTCAG GTGCTTAGATAAGGCTGCTGTAGTCTTAGGGGACCAAGAGAtaaagtga